One window of the Zea mays cultivar B73 chromosome 3, Zm-B73-REFERENCE-NAM-5.0, whole genome shotgun sequence genome contains the following:
- the LOC100279365 gene encoding WAT1-related protein At1g09380-like: MGKSCVPPVAMVLVQLGFAGMNVVSKLALDAGMSPYVLIAYRNLIAAAVISPVAYLLERRSGATITKKVLLQIFVSSIFGATLNQVLYFVGLKSTSPTVACALTNTLPALTFVMAAALKMESVRPGTPAGQAKLVGTAVCVGGSMVIPFYKGPVLGLWASPLHWRFVADHAPSPAAAAAHSGAAVLGDVLIIASCVAWAVWFILHTKMSEGFSAPYTSTAIMCLMAGVQCAGVSAAMDRSLDVWKLGCDIRLYSVLYIGIVGSGIGFTLMSWCIQVRGPLYVSMFSPLLLVVVAIIGWAILGEKIRVGTAVGSVLIVAGLYMVLWGKGREMDRPDLDNDDDIADEETAVGLVGFSGKGGGAVAIASSRVEAISLPVSFSTTSPKRLQHIHG; encoded by the exons ATGGGCAAGAGCTGCGTGCCCCCCGTCGCCATGGTGCTCGTGCAGCTGGGCTTTGCCGGCATGAATGTGGTGTCAAAGCTGGCGCTGGACGCCGGCATGAGCCCCTACGTGCTCATCGCCTACCGCAACCTCATCGCCGCCGCCGTCATCTCCCCCGTCGCCTACTTGCTTGAGAG ACGAAGCGGGGCGACGATCACAAAGAAGGTGCTCCTCCAGATCTTCGTCTCCTCCATCTTCGG GGCGACGCTGAACCAGGTGCTGTACTTCGTGGGCCTCAAGTCCACCAGCCCCACCGTGGCGTGCGCGCTCACCAACACGCTGCCGGCGCTGACGTTCGTGATGGCGGCGGCGCTGAAGATGGAGTCGGTGCGGCCGGGCACGCCGGCGGGGCAGGCCAAGCTGGTGGGCACGGCGGTGTGCGTGGGCGGCTCCATGGTCATACCCTTCTACAAGGGCCCCGTGCTGGGGCTGTGGGCGTCCCCGCTCCACTGGCGCTTCGTCGCGGACCACGCGCcgtcgcccgccgccgccgccgcacacTCGGGAGCCGCCGTGCTCGGGGACGTCCTCATCATCGCCAGCTGCGTCGCCTGGGCCGTCTGGTTCATCCTCCACACCAAGATGTCCGAGGGCTTCTCCGCGCCCTACACCAGCACCGCCATCATGTGCCTCATGGCGGGCGTGCAGTGCGCGGGCGTCAGCGCCGCCATGGACCGCAGCCTCGACGTCTGGAAGCTCGGCTGCGACATCAGGCTCTACTCCGTGCTCTACATC GGCATCGTTGGCTCCGGCATCGGGTTCACGCTCATGTCGTGGTGCATCCAGGTGCGCGGCCCGTTGTACGTGTCCATGTTCAGCCCGCTGCTGCTCGTCGTCGTCGCCATCATCGGCTGGGCCATCCTCGGCGAGAAGATACGCGTGGGAAC TGCTGTCGGGTCCGTGCTCATCGTTGCCGGGCTATACATGGTGCTCTGGGGCAAAGGGAGGGAGATGGACAGGCCGGACCTCGACAACGACGACGACATAGCCGACGAGGAGACCGCCGTGGGCCTTGTTGGCTTCAGCGGCAAGGGCGGTGGCGCGGTCGCCATCGCAAGCAGCCGCGTCGAGGCCATCAGCCTGCCGGTGTCGTTCTCCACAACTAGCCCCAAGCGGCTGCAACACATCCACGGGTGA